Proteins from a genomic interval of Drosophila melanogaster chromosome 2R:
- the Kank gene encoding kank, isoform G: MSLVLRSQRAFIEENARPIASSANPAPAGITRSVRSCNCCPYGYHIDLDFVRYCEALALEKPSEEEQRRRDRRRSRKSMEFMLGFESLFGGDWQAESRVQGKLSETSHESEPDSPHPIGGGGSLHMSQSYTTTPCYRPRSSSVPRFTYGSIPPRSESPFGTASSTCSSLRGGVESDAGIYHQRHRPAISPPETRAFLHEALDEVCSDFERTLERTSVKRRKSPYGAGSLSMDRNNNKLSLSISNGHGALKELKSHRLGNSTWDRHFDVADSCIGGNQSPTGTPRPFLRSNTLPLRQRPSPAEVQYESYVQATVAANAKSPVEQLESAKSPGAPPPPPPRRHHLLATTPTGKPTFKEDRPQENGSVSSSSLQSPVISETGQTTADAQALFQIREQMALSLRRLKDLEEQVKVIPDMELELNSLRSEKQKLLRRNEELMRSQRQTPSPPSPGLKTASPVQFTPQRISPVSLESLGARMRSSSTSASPSPSVVRRDVSTQAVVRPPATRDVSVGHQPTTRNVGVQPSETVYSKEELDKKVEQALTNAQKQQLRKLISVGTQMYVPQRDQKDSGVQTTPERPKLKYHVGVTVKPATRENFTSCKPDVRHVGSSDDRLDDVLCEKCAVSKRSVACGPETPAEKVKPAPQMPGRSNTFSLGENETVSVVRKTIGCQTPVTLVLSSGSQTTTAVVRSTGAQVNPQQQHSGVQCATEQVSRQTDTKGLQRLTRSQTKAEQVSESVPRPTTRHTASNTDKVEEAEPAKVRTSHSACNTEEVRKRDVGCGDIVKPHISIACAANYCDSCKEAIQDLARGFSKASPTATRTGGAVRRSTSADSRIPRPKHLSSPSPVRKEFMRQNTYTLATPSPTPSPQVERKARLSSLQEKPPSVSSFQASEPLPESQSFIRQPQKDSLDLSLLGEDELIVREEKRVSISWSRDASPAPLMTSSGTTKSESPEQEPAMSSSSDSSPPIDVQIAQGARKKSSTPLKSSQSEGSQVTVIEQPATKAQLHQLAQADSEPRKKTELSQSLKDALKIINDSLLKKLGAKPISSQSLKSAKATIQDHWFTNSSTGKSDPHQVEDYLDYFESLSIPLLEYCVNLSDSNGNTAMHYAVSHGNFDVVSILLDSKVCDVNQMNNAGYTSVMLVSLAKLKQPAHRTVVERLFKMADVNIRAKKHCQTALMLAVSHGNGDMVNMLLDAGADINIQDEDGSTALMCAAEHGRVDVIKHLLSHPECDSLVTDVDGSTAFKIAWQAGHRDVGLLIYVHEQMLRSKLPNRGDATRSSLISPPRHKRQPSQ, from the exons GTCGCTGGTTTTGCGAAGTCAACGCGCCTTCATTGAGGAAAATG CTCGTCCAATCGCGTCCTCCGCGAATCCCGCTCCTGCGGGCATCACTCGCTCGGTGcgcagctgcaactgctgtCCCTATGGCTACCACATCGACCTGGACTTTGTGCGCTACTGCGAGGCCCTCGCCCTTGAGAAGCCCAgcgaggaggagcagcggcGGCGGGATCGCAGAAGATCCCGAAAGTCCATGGAGTTTATGCTGGGATTTGAGAGCCTCTTCGGCGGCGACTGGCAGGCGGAGTCCAGGGTGCAGGGaaagctcagcgag ACCTCACACGAAAGCGAACCAGATTCGCCACACCCCATTGGCGGAGGAGGGTCGTTGCATATGTCGCAGTCGTACACCACCACTCCGTGCTACCGACCGCGTTCGTCATCCGTGCCGCGTTTCACCTACGGCAGTATACCGCCTCGATCGGAGTCGCCCTTCGGCACCGCTTCCTCCACGTGCTCCTCGCTACGCGGCGGCGTGGAGAGCGATGCTGGTATCTACCATCAGCGTCATCGGCCGGCGATCAGTCCGCCGGAGACGAGGGCCTTCCTCCACGAGGCGCTCGACGAGGTGTGCAGCGATTTCGAGCGGACGCTGGAGCGGACTTCCGTAAAGCGACGCAAGTCTCCCTATGGAGCTGGATCCCTGTCCATGGATCGGAATAACAACAAACTTAGCCTGAGCATCAGCAATGGCCATGGCGCATTGAAGGAGCTCAAGAGTCATCGCCTGGGCAACAGCACGTGGGATCGGCACTTTGATGTGGCAG aTTCCTGCATTGGCGGCAATCAATCGCCCACGGGCACGCCGCGCCCCTTTCTGCGATCCAACACCCTTCCTCTGCGACAGCGACCCAGTCCGGCGGAGGTCCAATATGAAAGCTACGTGCAGGCCACGGTGGCGGCCAATGCCAAGTCGCCGGTGGAGCAGCTGGAGAGCGCAAAGTCTCCAGGTGctccgccaccaccgcctccgAGGCGCCACCACCTGTTGGCCACCACGCCCACGGGAAAACCCACTTTCAAGGAGGATCGACCGCAGGAGAATGGTTCCGTAAGCAGCAGCTCCCTGCAGTCGCCAGTCATCTCGGAAACCGGTCAGACTACGGCAGATGCACAAGCTCTGTTCCAGATACGAGAACAAATGGCCCTGAGCCTGAGGCGTCTTAAGGATCTGGAGGAGCAGGTGAAAGTCATACCCGACATGGAG CTGGAACTTAATTCTCTTCGCTCGGAAAAGCAGAAATTGCTGCGCAGAAACGAGGAGTTGATGCGAAGTCAGCGGCAGACGCCTTCGCCGCCAAGTCCGGGACTCAAGACTGCCTCACCCGTGCAGTTCACTCCGCAAAGGATCAGTCCAGTGTCGCTGGAGAGCCTAGGAGCACGCATGCGCAGCAGTTCCACCTCGGCATCTCCATCTCCAAGCGTTGTCCGTCGAGATGTCTCCACTCAAGCAGTGGTGCGACCACCTGCCACACGAGATGTGTCCGTTGGCCACCAGCCCACCACGAGAAATGTTGGAGTTCAGCCGTCGGAAACTGTCTACTCCAAGGAGGAGCTGGATAAGAAGGTGGAGCAGGCACTAACCAATgcacaaaagcaacaattgaGAAAGCTCATCTCTGTGGGCACCCAAATGTATGTGCCCCAGAGGGACCAAAAAGATAGTGGAGTGCAAACCACACCGGAACGACCCAAACTCAAGTACCATGTGGGAGTCACCGTGAAACCGGCCACAAGGGAGAACTTTACCAGTTGCAAGCCGGATGTGCGTCATGTGGGCAGCTCTGATGATCGCCTGGATGATGTGCTATGCGAAAAATGCGCCGTCAGCAAGAGAAGCGTGGCCTGCGGTCCGGAAACTCCGGCGGAGAAGGTAAAACCTGCTCCCCAAATGCCCGGACGCAGCAACACCTTCAGTTTGGGCGAGAATGAGACCGTATCCGTGGTGCGTAAGACAATTGGATGCCAGACGCCAGTTACCCTGGTTCTCAGTTCTGGAAGTCAAACCACCACGGCTGTTGTTCGTTCCACCGGAGCCCAGGTTAATCCACAGCAACAGCACTCTGGCGTCCAGTGTGCAACGGAGCAGGTATCCCGACAGACTGATACCAAGGGACTGCAGCGACTCACTCGGAGTCAGACGAAGGCTGAACAGGTCTCAGAGTCTGTGCCCCGCCCTACAACCCGTCACACAGCCAGCAATACGGACAAGGTGGAGGAAGCGGAGCCGGCTAAGGTTCGCACAAGCCACTCCGCCTGCAACACGGAGGAGGTTCGCAAGAGGGATGTGGGCTGTGGCGACATCGTCAAGCCACACATCTCCATTGCCTGTGCAGCCAACTACTGTGATTCCTGCAAGGAGGCCATCCAGGATCTGGCCAGGGGTTTCTCGAAGGCCAGTCCCACGGCCACCAGAACGGGAGGAGCAGTGCGACGCTCCACGTCGGCGGACTCGAGAATTCCGCGACCCAAGCACCTCTCCAGTCCGAGTCCGGTGCGCAAAGAGTTCATGCGGCAGAACACCTACACGCTGGCCACGCCTTCGCCAACTCCAAGTCCACAGGTGGAAAGGAAGGCGCGATTGAG CTCCCTGCAAGAGAAGCCACCGTCAGTGTCCAGTTTCCAGGCATCGGAGCCATTGCCCGAATCCCAAAGCTTCATCCGTCAACCGCAGAAGGATTCATTGGATCTGAGTCTCTTGGGCGAGGATGAGTTGATAGTCCGAGAGGAGAAGCGGGTGAGCATCAGCTGGTCGCGCGATGCCTCACCAGCTCCGCTGATGACCTCCTCGGGCACTACCAAGTCCGAATCACCGGAACAGGAGCCGGCAATGAGCTCCTCAAGTGATTCAAGTCCGCCCATCGACGTCCAGATTGCCCAGGGAGCGCGCAAGAAGTCCAGCACTCCACTCAAATCTAGTCAGAGCGAGGGCTCCCAAGTGACCGTGATCGAACAGCCGGCCACCAAAGCCCAGCTCCACCAGTTGGCCCAGGCGGATTCGGAGCCCCGAAAAAA AACCGAGTTGTCCCAGAGCCTTAAAGACGCCCTCAAGATCATTAACGACTCGCTGCTGAAGAAGCTGGGCGCCAAACCCATATCCTCGCAGAGTCTCAAGTCGGCCAAGGCGACCATTCAGGATCATTGGTTCACTAACTCCAGTACTGGCAAATCCGATCCCCATCAGGTTGAGGATTATCTAGATTACTTTGAATCGCTGTCCATCCCATTGCTGGAGTACTGTGTCAACCTGTCCGACAGTAAT GGCAACACAGCCATGCACTATGCAGTCTCGCACGGCAACTTCGATGTGGTATCCATACTGCTGGATTCTAAGGTTTGCGATGTAAACCAAATGAATAACGCCGGATACACATCGGTGATGCTCGTATCGTTGGCCAAGCTGAAGCAGCCCGCCCATCGGACAGTCGTCGAGCGACTGTTCAAGATGGCCGATGTCAACATACGGGCCAAGAAG CACTGCCAGACCGCTTTGATGCTCGCTGTGTCGCATGGTAACGGGGACATGGTCAATATGCTTCTGGACGCCGGGGCGGATATTAATATCCAGGACGAGGACGGCAGTACGGCTCTGATGTGCGCCGCCGAGCACGGACGCGTGGATGTGATCAAGCATCTACTGTCGCATCCCGAGTGCGATTCACTGGTCACCGATGTG GATGGCAGCACAGCCTTCAAGATCGCCTGGCAGGCTGGCCACCGGGATGTGGGACTGCTCATCTATGTCCACGAGCAGATGCTGCGAAGCAAGCTGCCAAATCGCGGAGATGCAACAAGAAGCTCCCTGATTTCGCCACCGCGCCACAAGCGCCAGCCATCGCAGTAA
- the Kank gene encoding kank, isoform B, with protein sequence MASLQIRIVLRRESRKSNSCIGGNQSPTGTPRPFLRSNTLPLRQRPSPAEVQYESYVQATVAANAKSPVEQLESAKSPGAPPPPPPRRHHLLATTPTGKPTFKEDRPQENGSVSSSSLQSPVISETGQTTADAQALFQIREQMALSLRRLKDLEEQVKVIPDMELELNSLRSEKQKLLRRNEELMRSQRQTPSPPSPGLKTASPVQFTPQRISPVSLESLGARMRSSSTSASPSPSVVRRDVSTQAVVRPPATRDVSVGHQPTTRNVGVQPSETVYSKEELDKKVEQALTNAQKQQLRKLISVGTQMYVPQRDQKDSGVQTTPERPKLKYHVGVTVKPATRENFTSCKPDVRHVGSSDDRLDDVLCEKCAVSKRSVACGPETPAEKVKPAPQMPGRSNTFSLGENETVSVVRKTIGCQTPVTLVLSSGSQTTTAVVRSTGAQVNPQQQHSGVQCATEQVSRQTDTKGLQRLTRSQTKAEQVSESVPRPTTRHTASNTDKVEEAEPAKVRTSHSACNTEEVRKRDVGCGDIVKPHISIACAANYCDSCKEAIQDLARGFSKASPTATRTGGAVRRSTSADSRIPRPKHLSSPSPVRKEFMRQNTYTLATPSPTPSPQVERKARLSSLQEKPPSVSSFQASEPLPESQSFIRQPQKDSLDLSLLGEDELIVREEKRVSISWSRDASPAPLMTSSGTTKSESPEQEPAMSSSSDSSPPIDVQIAQGARKKSSTPLKSSQSEGSQVTVIEQPATKAQLHQLAQADSEPRKKTELSQSLKDALKIINDSLLKKLGAKPISSQSLKSAKATIQDHWFTNSSTGKSDPHQVEDYLDYFESLSIPLLEYCVNLSDSNGNTAMHYAVSHGNFDVVSILLDSKVCDVNQMNNAGYTSVMLVSLAKLKQPAHRTVVERLFKMADVNIRAKKHCQTALMLAVSHGNGDMVNMLLDAGADINIQDEDGSTALMCAAEHGRVDVIKHLLSHPECDSLVTDVDGSTAFKIAWQAGHRDVGLLIYVHEQMLRSKLPNRGDATRSSLISPPRHKRQPSQ encoded by the exons ATGGCAAGTTTACAAATTAGGATTGTACTTAGAAGGGAGAGCAGAAAATCAA aTTCCTGCATTGGCGGCAATCAATCGCCCACGGGCACGCCGCGCCCCTTTCTGCGATCCAACACCCTTCCTCTGCGACAGCGACCCAGTCCGGCGGAGGTCCAATATGAAAGCTACGTGCAGGCCACGGTGGCGGCCAATGCCAAGTCGCCGGTGGAGCAGCTGGAGAGCGCAAAGTCTCCAGGTGctccgccaccaccgcctccgAGGCGCCACCACCTGTTGGCCACCACGCCCACGGGAAAACCCACTTTCAAGGAGGATCGACCGCAGGAGAATGGTTCCGTAAGCAGCAGCTCCCTGCAGTCGCCAGTCATCTCGGAAACCGGTCAGACTACGGCAGATGCACAAGCTCTGTTCCAGATACGAGAACAAATGGCCCTGAGCCTGAGGCGTCTTAAGGATCTGGAGGAGCAGGTGAAAGTCATACCCGACATGGAG CTGGAACTTAATTCTCTTCGCTCGGAAAAGCAGAAATTGCTGCGCAGAAACGAGGAGTTGATGCGAAGTCAGCGGCAGACGCCTTCGCCGCCAAGTCCGGGACTCAAGACTGCCTCACCCGTGCAGTTCACTCCGCAAAGGATCAGTCCAGTGTCGCTGGAGAGCCTAGGAGCACGCATGCGCAGCAGTTCCACCTCGGCATCTCCATCTCCAAGCGTTGTCCGTCGAGATGTCTCCACTCAAGCAGTGGTGCGACCACCTGCCACACGAGATGTGTCCGTTGGCCACCAGCCCACCACGAGAAATGTTGGAGTTCAGCCGTCGGAAACTGTCTACTCCAAGGAGGAGCTGGATAAGAAGGTGGAGCAGGCACTAACCAATgcacaaaagcaacaattgaGAAAGCTCATCTCTGTGGGCACCCAAATGTATGTGCCCCAGAGGGACCAAAAAGATAGTGGAGTGCAAACCACACCGGAACGACCCAAACTCAAGTACCATGTGGGAGTCACCGTGAAACCGGCCACAAGGGAGAACTTTACCAGTTGCAAGCCGGATGTGCGTCATGTGGGCAGCTCTGATGATCGCCTGGATGATGTGCTATGCGAAAAATGCGCCGTCAGCAAGAGAAGCGTGGCCTGCGGTCCGGAAACTCCGGCGGAGAAGGTAAAACCTGCTCCCCAAATGCCCGGACGCAGCAACACCTTCAGTTTGGGCGAGAATGAGACCGTATCCGTGGTGCGTAAGACAATTGGATGCCAGACGCCAGTTACCCTGGTTCTCAGTTCTGGAAGTCAAACCACCACGGCTGTTGTTCGTTCCACCGGAGCCCAGGTTAATCCACAGCAACAGCACTCTGGCGTCCAGTGTGCAACGGAGCAGGTATCCCGACAGACTGATACCAAGGGACTGCAGCGACTCACTCGGAGTCAGACGAAGGCTGAACAGGTCTCAGAGTCTGTGCCCCGCCCTACAACCCGTCACACAGCCAGCAATACGGACAAGGTGGAGGAAGCGGAGCCGGCTAAGGTTCGCACAAGCCACTCCGCCTGCAACACGGAGGAGGTTCGCAAGAGGGATGTGGGCTGTGGCGACATCGTCAAGCCACACATCTCCATTGCCTGTGCAGCCAACTACTGTGATTCCTGCAAGGAGGCCATCCAGGATCTGGCCAGGGGTTTCTCGAAGGCCAGTCCCACGGCCACCAGAACGGGAGGAGCAGTGCGACGCTCCACGTCGGCGGACTCGAGAATTCCGCGACCCAAGCACCTCTCCAGTCCGAGTCCGGTGCGCAAAGAGTTCATGCGGCAGAACACCTACACGCTGGCCACGCCTTCGCCAACTCCAAGTCCACAGGTGGAAAGGAAGGCGCGATTGAG CTCCCTGCAAGAGAAGCCACCGTCAGTGTCCAGTTTCCAGGCATCGGAGCCATTGCCCGAATCCCAAAGCTTCATCCGTCAACCGCAGAAGGATTCATTGGATCTGAGTCTCTTGGGCGAGGATGAGTTGATAGTCCGAGAGGAGAAGCGGGTGAGCATCAGCTGGTCGCGCGATGCCTCACCAGCTCCGCTGATGACCTCCTCGGGCACTACCAAGTCCGAATCACCGGAACAGGAGCCGGCAATGAGCTCCTCAAGTGATTCAAGTCCGCCCATCGACGTCCAGATTGCCCAGGGAGCGCGCAAGAAGTCCAGCACTCCACTCAAATCTAGTCAGAGCGAGGGCTCCCAAGTGACCGTGATCGAACAGCCGGCCACCAAAGCCCAGCTCCACCAGTTGGCCCAGGCGGATTCGGAGCCCCGAAAAAA AACCGAGTTGTCCCAGAGCCTTAAAGACGCCCTCAAGATCATTAACGACTCGCTGCTGAAGAAGCTGGGCGCCAAACCCATATCCTCGCAGAGTCTCAAGTCGGCCAAGGCGACCATTCAGGATCATTGGTTCACTAACTCCAGTACTGGCAAATCCGATCCCCATCAGGTTGAGGATTATCTAGATTACTTTGAATCGCTGTCCATCCCATTGCTGGAGTACTGTGTCAACCTGTCCGACAGTAAT GGCAACACAGCCATGCACTATGCAGTCTCGCACGGCAACTTCGATGTGGTATCCATACTGCTGGATTCTAAGGTTTGCGATGTAAACCAAATGAATAACGCCGGATACACATCGGTGATGCTCGTATCGTTGGCCAAGCTGAAGCAGCCCGCCCATCGGACAGTCGTCGAGCGACTGTTCAAGATGGCCGATGTCAACATACGGGCCAAGAAG CACTGCCAGACCGCTTTGATGCTCGCTGTGTCGCATGGTAACGGGGACATGGTCAATATGCTTCTGGACGCCGGGGCGGATATTAATATCCAGGACGAGGACGGCAGTACGGCTCTGATGTGCGCCGCCGAGCACGGACGCGTGGATGTGATCAAGCATCTACTGTCGCATCCCGAGTGCGATTCACTGGTCACCGATGTG GATGGCAGCACAGCCTTCAAGATCGCCTGGCAGGCTGGCCACCGGGATGTGGGACTGCTCATCTATGTCCACGAGCAGATGCTGCGAAGCAAGCTGCCAAATCGCGGAGATGCAACAAGAAGCTCCCTGATTTCGCCACCGCGCCACAAGCGCCAGCCATCGCAGTAA
- the Kank gene encoding kank, isoform A: MGISKLVSGHTIPFHFRNRISARKCNLYIVLLLKQTSHESEPDSPHPIGGGGSLHMSQSYTTTPCYRPRSSSVPRFTYGSIPPRSESPFGTASSTCSSLRGGVESDAGIYHQRHRPAISPPETRAFLHEALDEVCSDFERTLERTSVKRRKSPYGAGSLSMDRNNNKLSLSISNGHGALKELKSHRLGNSTWDRHFDVADSCIGGNQSPTGTPRPFLRSNTLPLRQRPSPAEVQYESYVQATVAANAKSPVEQLESAKSPGAPPPPPPRRHHLLATTPTGKPTFKEDRPQENGSVSSSSLQSPVISETGQTTADAQALFQIREQMALSLRRLKDLEEQVKVIPDMELELNSLRSEKQKLLRRNEELMRSQRQTPSPPSPGLKTASPVQFTPQRISPVSLESLGARMRSSSTSASPSPSVVRRDVSTQAVVRPPATRDVSVGHQPTTRNVGVQPSETVYSKEELDKKVEQALTNAQKQQLRKLISVGTQMYVPQRDQKDSGVQTTPERPKLKYHVGVTVKPATRENFTSCKPDVRHVGSSDDRLDDVLCEKCAVSKRSVACGPETPAEKVKPAPQMPGRSNTFSLGENETVSVVRKTIGCQTPVTLVLSSGSQTTTAVVRSTGAQVNPQQQHSGVQCATEQVSRQTDTKGLQRLTRSQTKAEQVSESVPRPTTRHTASNTDKVEEAEPAKVRTSHSACNTEEVRKRDVGCGDIVKPHISIACAANYCDSCKEAIQDLARGFSKASPTATRTGGAVRRSTSADSRIPRPKHLSSPSPVRKEFMRQNTYTLATPSPTPSPQVERKARLSSLQEKPPSVSSFQASEPLPESQSFIRQPQKDSLDLSLLGEDELIVREEKRVSISWSRDASPAPLMTSSGTTKSESPEQEPAMSSSSDSSPPIDVQIAQGARKKSSTPLKSSQSEGSQVTVIEQPATKAQLHQLAQADSEPRKKTELSQSLKDALKIINDSLLKKLGAKPISSQSLKSAKATIQDHWFTNSSTGKSDPHQVEDYLDYFESLSIPLLEYCVNLSDSNGNTAMHYAVSHGNFDVVSILLDSKVCDVNQMNNAGYTSVMLVSLAKLKQPAHRTVVERLFKMADVNIRAKKHCQTALMLAVSHGNGDMVNMLLDAGADINIQDEDGSTALMCAAEHGRVDVIKHLLSHPECDSLVTDVDGSTAFKIAWQAGHRDVGLLIYVHEQMLRSKLPNRGDATRSSLISPPRHKRQPSQ, encoded by the exons ATGGGGATTTCAAAATTAGTGAGTGGTCAtaccattccattccattttcgaAATCGCATATCTGCACGTAAATGTAACCTGTACATTGTATTATTGTTAAAACAGACCTCACACGAAAGCGAACCAGATTCGCCACACCCCATTGGCGGAGGAGGGTCGTTGCATATGTCGCAGTCGTACACCACCACTCCGTGCTACCGACCGCGTTCGTCATCCGTGCCGCGTTTCACCTACGGCAGTATACCGCCTCGATCGGAGTCGCCCTTCGGCACCGCTTCCTCCACGTGCTCCTCGCTACGCGGCGGCGTGGAGAGCGATGCTGGTATCTACCATCAGCGTCATCGGCCGGCGATCAGTCCGCCGGAGACGAGGGCCTTCCTCCACGAGGCGCTCGACGAGGTGTGCAGCGATTTCGAGCGGACGCTGGAGCGGACTTCCGTAAAGCGACGCAAGTCTCCCTATGGAGCTGGATCCCTGTCCATGGATCGGAATAACAACAAACTTAGCCTGAGCATCAGCAATGGCCATGGCGCATTGAAGGAGCTCAAGAGTCATCGCCTGGGCAACAGCACGTGGGATCGGCACTTTGATGTGGCAG aTTCCTGCATTGGCGGCAATCAATCGCCCACGGGCACGCCGCGCCCCTTTCTGCGATCCAACACCCTTCCTCTGCGACAGCGACCCAGTCCGGCGGAGGTCCAATATGAAAGCTACGTGCAGGCCACGGTGGCGGCCAATGCCAAGTCGCCGGTGGAGCAGCTGGAGAGCGCAAAGTCTCCAGGTGctccgccaccaccgcctccgAGGCGCCACCACCTGTTGGCCACCACGCCCACGGGAAAACCCACTTTCAAGGAGGATCGACCGCAGGAGAATGGTTCCGTAAGCAGCAGCTCCCTGCAGTCGCCAGTCATCTCGGAAACCGGTCAGACTACGGCAGATGCACAAGCTCTGTTCCAGATACGAGAACAAATGGCCCTGAGCCTGAGGCGTCTTAAGGATCTGGAGGAGCAGGTGAAAGTCATACCCGACATGGAG CTGGAACTTAATTCTCTTCGCTCGGAAAAGCAGAAATTGCTGCGCAGAAACGAGGAGTTGATGCGAAGTCAGCGGCAGACGCCTTCGCCGCCAAGTCCGGGACTCAAGACTGCCTCACCCGTGCAGTTCACTCCGCAAAGGATCAGTCCAGTGTCGCTGGAGAGCCTAGGAGCACGCATGCGCAGCAGTTCCACCTCGGCATCTCCATCTCCAAGCGTTGTCCGTCGAGATGTCTCCACTCAAGCAGTGGTGCGACCACCTGCCACACGAGATGTGTCCGTTGGCCACCAGCCCACCACGAGAAATGTTGGAGTTCAGCCGTCGGAAACTGTCTACTCCAAGGAGGAGCTGGATAAGAAGGTGGAGCAGGCACTAACCAATgcacaaaagcaacaattgaGAAAGCTCATCTCTGTGGGCACCCAAATGTATGTGCCCCAGAGGGACCAAAAAGATAGTGGAGTGCAAACCACACCGGAACGACCCAAACTCAAGTACCATGTGGGAGTCACCGTGAAACCGGCCACAAGGGAGAACTTTACCAGTTGCAAGCCGGATGTGCGTCATGTGGGCAGCTCTGATGATCGCCTGGATGATGTGCTATGCGAAAAATGCGCCGTCAGCAAGAGAAGCGTGGCCTGCGGTCCGGAAACTCCGGCGGAGAAGGTAAAACCTGCTCCCCAAATGCCCGGACGCAGCAACACCTTCAGTTTGGGCGAGAATGAGACCGTATCCGTGGTGCGTAAGACAATTGGATGCCAGACGCCAGTTACCCTGGTTCTCAGTTCTGGAAGTCAAACCACCACGGCTGTTGTTCGTTCCACCGGAGCCCAGGTTAATCCACAGCAACAGCACTCTGGCGTCCAGTGTGCAACGGAGCAGGTATCCCGACAGACTGATACCAAGGGACTGCAGCGACTCACTCGGAGTCAGACGAAGGCTGAACAGGTCTCAGAGTCTGTGCCCCGCCCTACAACCCGTCACACAGCCAGCAATACGGACAAGGTGGAGGAAGCGGAGCCGGCTAAGGTTCGCACAAGCCACTCCGCCTGCAACACGGAGGAGGTTCGCAAGAGGGATGTGGGCTGTGGCGACATCGTCAAGCCACACATCTCCATTGCCTGTGCAGCCAACTACTGTGATTCCTGCAAGGAGGCCATCCAGGATCTGGCCAGGGGTTTCTCGAAGGCCAGTCCCACGGCCACCAGAACGGGAGGAGCAGTGCGACGCTCCACGTCGGCGGACTCGAGAATTCCGCGACCCAAGCACCTCTCCAGTCCGAGTCCGGTGCGCAAAGAGTTCATGCGGCAGAACACCTACACGCTGGCCACGCCTTCGCCAACTCCAAGTCCACAGGTGGAAAGGAAGGCGCGATTGAG CTCCCTGCAAGAGAAGCCACCGTCAGTGTCCAGTTTCCAGGCATCGGAGCCATTGCCCGAATCCCAAAGCTTCATCCGTCAACCGCAGAAGGATTCATTGGATCTGAGTCTCTTGGGCGAGGATGAGTTGATAGTCCGAGAGGAGAAGCGGGTGAGCATCAGCTGGTCGCGCGATGCCTCACCAGCTCCGCTGATGACCTCCTCGGGCACTACCAAGTCCGAATCACCGGAACAGGAGCCGGCAATGAGCTCCTCAAGTGATTCAAGTCCGCCCATCGACGTCCAGATTGCCCAGGGAGCGCGCAAGAAGTCCAGCACTCCACTCAAATCTAGTCAGAGCGAGGGCTCCCAAGTGACCGTGATCGAACAGCCGGCCACCAAAGCCCAGCTCCACCAGTTGGCCCAGGCGGATTCGGAGCCCCGAAAAAA AACCGAGTTGTCCCAGAGCCTTAAAGACGCCCTCAAGATCATTAACGACTCGCTGCTGAAGAAGCTGGGCGCCAAACCCATATCCTCGCAGAGTCTCAAGTCGGCCAAGGCGACCATTCAGGATCATTGGTTCACTAACTCCAGTACTGGCAAATCCGATCCCCATCAGGTTGAGGATTATCTAGATTACTTTGAATCGCTGTCCATCCCATTGCTGGAGTACTGTGTCAACCTGTCCGACAGTAAT GGCAACACAGCCATGCACTATGCAGTCTCGCACGGCAACTTCGATGTGGTATCCATACTGCTGGATTCTAAGGTTTGCGATGTAAACCAAATGAATAACGCCGGATACACATCGGTGATGCTCGTATCGTTGGCCAAGCTGAAGCAGCCCGCCCATCGGACAGTCGTCGAGCGACTGTTCAAGATGGCCGATGTCAACATACGGGCCAAGAAG CACTGCCAGACCGCTTTGATGCTCGCTGTGTCGCATGGTAACGGGGACATGGTCAATATGCTTCTGGACGCCGGGGCGGATATTAATATCCAGGACGAGGACGGCAGTACGGCTCTGATGTGCGCCGCCGAGCACGGACGCGTGGATGTGATCAAGCATCTACTGTCGCATCCCGAGTGCGATTCACTGGTCACCGATGTG GATGGCAGCACAGCCTTCAAGATCGCCTGGCAGGCTGGCCACCGGGATGTGGGACTGCTCATCTATGTCCACGAGCAGATGCTGCGAAGCAAGCTGCCAAATCGCGGAGATGCAACAAGAAGCTCCCTGATTTCGCCACCGCGCCACAAGCGCCAGCCATCGCAGTAA